The Primulina eburnea isolate SZY01 chromosome 8, ASM2296580v1, whole genome shotgun sequence genome contains a region encoding:
- the LOC140839206 gene encoding uncharacterized protein: MDITFASATLRPPVLDGTNYSLWKVKIRYYIKSLDERAWQRVINGWTPPVATDQEGDNRPKPENDWTADEVQNSNHNSKALNAIFTSVDMNMFSLITNCTSAKSAWDILQCHCEGSESVRRTRLRMLTSKFEMMRMEETESILEYDRRLREIANEAFSAGESISSKRLVNKILRSLPERFNIKICAIDEAKDTSKMSVEDLISSLRTFEMNLDMQKKDKGKTIALQASNDSYNELLQISQEVNDSDLCEDSISFITKKFGDYLKRIREKKKDAQPSRSPSLPEKPQRFPAKLQIQTRKEGKGQFKPRKFDSVQCRECQGFGHYANECANRLHKNKGYNASLSDEESDLVEKSTDEDNQTSLTALLTETRWLQVNPSGVALGVATPGFNICEKSVCLNSTVSGNLNEDDLEVDDEELTLESVRELYEELFEDWTKRNKLNANLVKENAELKSAVKENADLKVVVAKLEVILSKKDLELGKTRADLQKATETLSKFNTSSSKLESILLMGRGDKKGLGFKDSVYETGESSKPTVFVKGKADTSSQLQSKSPIKSSPPIKQPSAPISKRRKRRYVCHYYFKPGHIRPYYFKLRDDRMNQKSSQMLSRMLSNTFRNTSHHRPTVRQIWVPKVKTHCKVVYTSLKTNTAGHWYFDSGSSRHMTGSKEHLIEYVEQKCGIVTYGGGSKRKNCRKGYKVLRQLLPNRRRSSCKYVQITELDLWHQKLRHVNFKILKNLSKYDAVRGMPNLSSGIPYVCGDCQKGKQTHVSHPVLSTPGTTRCLELLHMDLMGPMEVESLGGKKYSFVCVDDFSRFSWVNFIKEKSDTFDVFKNLITRITNLHSLKIRRIKTDHGKEFENRSFSSFCDRKGISHEFSAPKTPQQNGINERKKRTLQEMARVMLTSKNLAKRFWVEALNTTCHISNRVYLRSGSTMTSYEIIMGKKLNLRYFLVFGCVCYTLNDRDQLAKFDSKSDKCLFLGYATNSRAYHLKKKTA, from the exons ATGGACATTACGTTTGCAAGTGCAACACTTCGACCACCAGTCCTTGATGGTACTAATTACAGCTTATGGAAGGTCAAGATAAGATACTACATAAAATCTCTAGATGAACGGGCGTGGCAGCGTGTCATCAACGGATGGACTCCACCAGTCGCAACAGATCAAGAGGGGGACAATCGACCAAAGCCTGAAAACGACTGGACTGCTGACGAAGTGCAAAATTCAAACCATAACTCAAAGGCTTTGAATGCTATATTCACATCGGTTGATATGAACATGTTCAGTTTAATCACAAACTGTACTTCGGCTAAAAGTGCATGGGATATCCTTCAATGTCATTGTGAAGGGTCTGAGAGTGTGAGACGAACCAGACTAAGGATGCTTACTTCCAAATTCGAGATGATGAGGATGGAAGAAACTGAAAGCATACTCGAGTATGATCGTCGTCTACGGGAGATTGCTAATGAGGCATTCAGTGCTGGAGAATCTATCTCCAGTAAGCGTCTAGTAAACAAAATCCTCCGTTCTCTGCCTGAAAGATTCAATATAAAAATCTGCGCAATAGATGAAGCTAAGGACACGTCTAAGATGTCAGTGGAAGATCTTATCAGCTCACTACGCACGTTTGAGATGAATCTGGACATGCAAaagaaggataaagggaagACAATTGCACTTCAAGCTTCTAATGACTCCTACAATGAGCTTCTTCAAATATCTCAGGAAGTCAATGATTCTGATCTTTGCGAGGATTCTATCTCTTTTATCACAAAAAAATTTGGTGATTACTTGAAAAGAATCCGGGAAAAGAAAAAAGATGCACAACCTTCTAGATCTCCTAGCCTCCCAGAAAAGCCACAAAGGTTCCCTGCGAAGTTACAAATTCAAACTAGGAAAGAAGGCAAGGGACAATTCAAACCAAGGAAGTTTGATTCGGTACAGTGTAGAGAATGCCAAGGGTTCGGCCACTACGCCAATGAGTGTGCAAACAGATTACACAAGAACAAAGGCTACAATGCATCCCTAAGCGATGAAGAATCTGATCTTGTGGAGAAGTCCACTGATGAAGACAACCAAACCTCCCTGACTGCGCTACTGACAGAAACCCGCTGGTTACAAGTGAATCCCTCAGGTGTTGCCCTAGGTGTTGCTACACCTGGCTTCAACATTTGTGAAAAATCAGTCTGTCTCAACTCTACAGTTTCTGGAAACTTGAATGAAGATGATCTGGAGGTTGACGATGAAGAACTTACTCTTGAAAGTGTCCGGGAGCTTTATGAAGAACTGTTTGAAGATTGGACCAAAAGAAACAAGCTCAATGCAAATCTGGTGAAAGAAAATGCCGAATTAAAATCGGCGGTGAAAGAAAATGCTGATCTAAAAGTAGTGGTTGCTAAACTTGAAGTAATTTTGAGCAAAAAAGATTTGGAACTTGGAAAGACCAGAGCAGATCTTCAAAAAGCAACTGAAACCTTGTCCAAATTTAACACAAGCTCATCCAAGCTTGAATCCATTCTTCTGATGGGAAGAGGTGACAAGAAAGGCTTAGGGTTCAAGGACAGTGTGTATGAAACAGGTGAATCTTCCAAGCCTACTGTCTTTGTGAAAGGAAAAGCTGATACATCTTCACAACTTCAATCCAAGTCTCCCATCAAAAGCTCTCCTCCAATAAAACAACCTTCTGCACCAATTTCTAAGAGAAGAAAACGAAGGTATGTATGTCATTACTACTTTAAGCCTGGTCATATCAGGCCATACTATTTTAAACTCAGGGATGATCGCATGAATCAAAAGTCGAGCCAGATGTTGTCCCGAATGTTGTCCAACACTTTCCGCAACACCTCACACCATCGACCTACAGTAAGACAAATTTGGGTCCCAAAGGTAAAAACTCACTGTAAAGTTGTCTACACTTCATTGAAAACTAATACTGCAGGTCattggtactttgatagtggaagctcacgccacatgacggGCTCTAAAGAACATCTAATCGAGTATGTTGAACAAAAGTGTGGTATAGTGACCTATGGAGGGGGGAGCAAAAGGAAGAATTGTAGGAAAGG GTACAAGGTCCTCAGACAATTGTTACCAAATAGGAGAAGATCTTCCTGCAAATATGTGCAAATCACCGAACTTGACCTTTGGCATCAAAAACTCagacatgtaaatttcaaaATCCTGAAAAACTTGAGTAAGTACGATGCAGTAAGAGGTATGCCTAATCTCTCCTCTGGTATACCATATGTGTGCGGTGACTGTCAAAAGGGTAAACAGACTCACGTGTCGCATccagtgttgtcaacacctggGACAACACGGTGTCTGGAATTACTacacatggatcttatgggtcctaTGGAAGTTGAGAGCCTTGGAGGTAAGAAATACTCTTTCGTATGTGTTGATGACTTCTCCCGTTTCTCATGggttaattttattaaagagAAGTCAGATACGTTCGATGTATTCAAAAACTTGATCACTAGAATCACTAACCTCCACAGTCTGAAGATAAGAAGGATCAAGACTGATCAcggtaaagaatttgaaaatcGCTCATTCTCATCATTCTGTGACAGGAAAGGTATTTCTCATGAATTTTCAGCACCAAAAACACCACAACAGAATGGCATTAATGAACGTAAGAAGAGGACTTTGCAAGAAATGGCAAGAGTAATGCTAACTTCTAAGAACCTTGCAAAGCGTTTTTGGGTAGAAGCCCTTAACACAacatgtcatatttcaaatagGGTGTATCTAAGGAGTGGATCAACCATGACCTCTTATGAGATAATTATGGGAAAGAAACTTAACCTTAGATACTTTCTTGTTTTTGGCTGTGTATGTTACACTTTGAATGACAGGGATCAACTGGCTAAGTTTGACTCCAAGAGTGATAAGTGTCTGTTTCTCGGATATGCCACTAATAGTCGTGCTTATC ATCTTAAGAAGAAAACTGCATAA